TTCCAGttggataatttttttattatttttggacaCAAAATTATAGACatgaaaataattgtttttgcaTGAATCATAAAATTCTCCACTTGACAAAAATTTATtctcttatttttctaaaaatggtaattttctaagaaaattaaaaagGCGAATTTAATCATTAATTGAATTCCTTTTAATATGTAACCCTGGTACTCCAATTTGTGAAATAGTAAGCGGAATATAAGCTCAGTTTCACGAACGAATTTGGTAAAATGACTTTGGGTTCTTAAATAGTTGATTCTTAAAtgctatatttatatatatatatatatatatattattaattcatATAATGTCATGTCGCGGGGATAGCTCAGTTGGGAGAGCGTCAGACTGAAGATCTGAAGGTCACGTGTTCGATCCACGTTCACCGCAAAatagttttttctttttttcccgaTTCTGGGCTTTTGGAGTAAAGCCCAAATATGATCTTTCCTTTTTGTCTCTTTTAATGGGCTTTTGGAGAAACCGAAAACTGATCTATACAGCCCACCCAAATAAACATAGCtcctttattaaataaaattaaatttgtctTTTTCGATTTGCTTTCTGTTAAATGTCTATAAGCATCAATAAAAACCAATTACTAAGATGTTTTTAGTACATATTTGAATCAACAAAATAACTAGCACAATgatatttgatattttctttaattttgaacaTAGGTAagtaattgaaaattaaaaacttttatCCACAAAGTTACTATTTTCGTGTAACGCAAAATTTTCGTTGATATGTAAGTTTCAACGATTTCAACCCCGATTTAATCTATCTATCAAGTATTTATATATGTGGGAGTTGATATTTACACTCTATtttgtgttatatatatatacacacacgttCGCTTAAACACATCTAAGCCATCTATATATCTTAAATGTGTTTTATCCCAAGTTTGAGTAAAACACATTGACTGGAATATATACACTTTTATCGATCAAATCATAacaaaagatttttaaaatatagtttattCGTGTACCACAATCGAATATCTCAGGTCCAAAATCATAGATATGCATTCATTCACACAGCTTCAACAGCAGCAGTTCTATACAAATccgtaaaacttttcttaagaTCCACGGTTAGCAACGATACCCTCGGCCGCGCCACCCTGCCGGTATATCCATATTCCGGCCACATGAGAGTCTGTGCCACGGCAAACCGCTCACAAGTTTTAAGCCATTTAGCCTTCATATAACGATGCTTTCGCCATGGTCCCATGTGCTGTTTTTTCGCCTTCATGCATCTCTTGGCAGCAGTGCACAAGATCTTTAACAATGCCAGAAGCCTCTCGATTTTTCCCACGAAGATTTCGGGGAGGGCTTCGACCAGCTTGTCATATTCCGGGTTTGCTCGGGCCATCTCGAACTCGGCCCGAAAGTTCAACTCAATGATCACCCTCACTTCCCCTTTCTTGGGGTTTGAAGTGTCTATTACATCCACGAATGTGTGTTCGCCTGCATAAACattaacttttttcatgacAATTTGTAAGACAAATCTCCGACACGACCTGACTTAtgaaaaaaacattattttttaggaAACGGTTTAATGAGTATGTATTTGTTAGACGAGCCGATTCGATCCGATCTGatctatatttataatgaaaattaatattttttatccgAACTACGTactcattttatttattacattaTCATCTTTAGTCGGTTCAAGTACTTTCCATTTCCCTACCATTTCTCCTTTTTATTACCAGCTCTTCATAATCGGTTCAATTTCTCACTAATCGTTATGCTAACAACCATTTATCTTTCTTGATCATCATAAAAACAATTATGTATACCAATACCATCATTATctacaaaataaatttgttaataCATATAATAAAAGAACGTCTCACATATGCGCATCATGATGGTTGTCTCAGTTGTTAgccaaataacaaaaattatggTGTTTTGGCAAATCATGTCTAATTGAAATAACACACCGCAATCAAAACAAACTTTTTGCAAAAATTTATGACTCAAATCAATGAAAACTTTCCAAATATGTAAAGCAAGCTAGAAACAGTGGGtattgtatgtatatatatacctgAGGGGATATCTGGTGAACTTCTCCACTTGGACCTGCAAATTCCGCTGTTAAAACCAGAACTTTGCAGGTGCCGGCAAACAAATTCCATGAGACATTTCCGGCAACCCTTCTGTCCCGGCTTCCTGCAGGCGCAGAAGTTTCCTGCCTGCTGCGCTTCTTTCGACGCTTCCTTCACGGTTTTCCTGATTCTTGACTCTAAACAACTTGTTCTGGATATCGTAGCCTACAAAAACAGTAAACATGTACTCAAAATTTTagcttataaaaattcataaaagatTGGCGAGCACGAATAAATGAGGTTGTAAATCACTTGTAGAAGCTGAAGTTGTGTCTCCCATGATTTATTGTCATCGACTTTAGcattttcatttatattttcattttcgttttctgcttcttcttcttcttcttcattgaAGCTGGTGCAGATAGATGACAGACTTTCAGATTCTTCGCTTAAGAACTCAAAAACTGTGTCGGATAAATTAATTCCAGGGTCATCGGATAACTCAACCTCCCCGATTTCGTAAGTAAGCATCCGGTGGTTTATGCGAATTCTAGACATACCTCCGGCCGCGAATTATTTTGTTGCAATGTAAGACTAAGTTTTCTCTTCCAATTCTCTCTATAACATACATTCCCCAACTTGTGGGCATTAAATACCAGAGCGGATGCAGGCTCCGCATATTCCGAGTTATATTCacatatttttcttaaattgatCTCTTgagagacagtctcacgaatctttatatgtagtacgggtcaactctaccgatattcacaataaaatataatactcttatcataaaaaataatattttttcatgtatgacccaaataagatatccgtctcacaaaNttttaaaaaatataataaatgtttaatggaaactaatataatatacattagttttgattttaaaatgcatatatttatttgtttctgTTTGGActataaaattgattttatatgttacaaataattttttgataaaatatattttgaagcaCAATATGCATGGGAATAAGGTCCGGTCGTGGATCATTCCACGTGAGTAGGTCTTATTGGCGTCATTAATAGATTGGTATAACTTGTGGGACCAGACAGCCACGATCCACCTCGAGCCCTCTCGACTCTGAAACTTGTGGATATACTcgaatattcatattttatttttattatattccaacataatttttatcttttaaatgaCGGGGAAATccgttgttatatatatatttggtaaatttttgaatgagaaaAAATTGTTTATAAATTATGTTGTTCAGATAAATTAAAATGAACAAACACTATTCGACAAACTTATCCGAAAATATCgatataaaaattcaaactcCTAATTATTTGAGAAAACATCTGTGTTTTTTTTCTACCTCATTATGTGCACATAATTCACATGTTATGGTATGTCAATTCACCcttaaaaatatctttttatCATTTCTTATAGCTATCAATTCACCCTTAAATTAtatcaaatttcataatttcattaCGAGAAATTGTTACACTAGTTGTGGCTAAAGCTGTCGAGCGAACCGTTCCGGATCGTCCCGCCAGCAAATAAGACAGACGTGCTAGCCAACTAATGGGGTTGGTAAAACCCCAACCCAACCCACCACGAATTGCGGGTTAGACGAAACCtgccaaaaataataattaataaactattataaataatataaatcttttaaaatttatcaaatataataaatcattataaataatattatcattCGAAAGTTATCaaccataaataaatcatttcaaaacTTATCAAACATACATTACTCTTTTCAAAACTCGTTATGGTCCGCCTTCAAGCGACccataaaaatagaaaaccaACTCGCCTATTTTTCATGAGGAGACGGGTTGGTCTGATGAGCCTGACCGTTTTGATATCTCTAGTTGTGACATAgacttgatttaaaaaaaaaacatttttgatGACAATTAAATCgagaaaatattatgattttgatCATGTAAGTTGATCTTTCTTTTACTTTAGTCAAATAACTAAGATTTTTTTTCGGTTTTTATCtttttatgtttgaaatcaataaatcaaccaatattgtttatttgacatTAATTCTCTCTTAGATGATAAATATCGTCCAAATAAAGCTCATGATACACATAGTAAAATTCatctaagaaaaaataaaaggaaaaaaaacaaaaacgatattcaatatttcataataagaggtaaaaaaaattcattttacttaaataaattttaatatatataatatacaaattattagataaatatcaaattacaacactaaaataaaaaacaatccAATGACCAAAatctaattttccttaaatgATCGGACAAGACACGTCAATTATTGAGTTTTATCCAATTTGGTAGGCTCCGTTGATTGTCAGTAGTTTACGCGGCGACGAGCCAGTGGTTTTCTTTTGGTTTCCCAGGTTTTGCCACTTGATTTTGAGCTGTGTGGAAAAGGACAATGGGCATTTGAGTCTTTTCGCTCGATCACTCCATTATTTGTTTTGAATCAATCAAAGTTGGAGCTACGAATAAATGACAAGATGTCGGGAAACCAAATATTCCGTTGGATTTATTTTTATCCATTTATATATACATTAGGCAAAAttaccaaacaaaaaaaaaaggttttccTTATGCATTATTGATAATTGACATCTATATTCTTATATAAATAatctaattttattataatccaTACAATTAATTTGTGGGCATTCCACGTTCATAAATTAGATAAGAATGCATGGGGCAGTCgacttttgaaatttttttgtgagatgtatatatatttacaaaaatattgttCTCTAAGACGATAGTATAAATTACATTCGatagataatatatttaattgcgAGACATAAATCAACACATATGGTGAATCTGATGTTACTATTTTTagaaattgatgaaaaaaaatatgtcGATGAATTGAAATTGTGTTTTAATGGCTCTAAAATGTGAAACAAGTGATGAAGAAATAAACAGACTCTTTTGGTTTTGGAATCTGAACGTTAGATCTTATTATCACTTTCAATAATCCATCGTTGATTGTGTTTACAATAAGTCTATTGTGAGACCATTGACGAAGCAAGAAATATGGCTCTACTcgggctaaaattttaaactctaaaatattttaatattttaaattgatctacccgagctagtatcatattattccaaaattttacaaaattcacatataaattattttaaaaaaatttgggccGAACAATGCGGCTCCGTCcgtgtgtgaaacggtctcattAATCTTTAATCGTGATATGGATCAACTTTgtcaatatttacaataaaaattattatttttagtataaaaaataatacttttcatggtAGACCCAAATAAAACATGTCTTGTAAAATTGAGCAGTGAGACtttctcacatgagtttttgtgttgtgcttattattattttttatgaagaaGAACGGGAAGCTATTGTCTTTGAAGTGTGCATTTGGTGAACTCTTAGTATGTGTAATACTATGATAACAAAACACACATACTAAACACGTAGAAGATGTGGATCAAATCAAGTGGAGAAGACTTTTGTGATATTCGAACTTTAGACTTTCGATCTCAAGTTTCATATACTCAACCAACTTAGTCACTTTCCAGATGCTCACTTATAACTTTTTTTCccgaaaaattcattttttcatCCGATTACAATTGTTATATTCCCAATTGAATCCCACATTCgatcttaattatttttttcacacTTCAAACTCTCAAatttccattaaaaaatattcaaaaacatTGTTTATATGAtcatttttagtttttaattaaacataaattttagaAACATTCTTCacagatgtttttttttttcaaaatctgtATATGATATGCCCGAGTAAACATGTATATGTGAACTCTCAACCCGGGCTATTTTAGTGTCTTGTTCTCTTCTCTTTataatattgaataattatttgattcgTCATTCTGCTTTTTTTCTAATGTCCttcattataatatataatctcATTATGTGTttacattattaaaataatgttTTCTTATGAATGATCATCTGCTTCTCACGTTCCGTGAATAGCATAGACATCGAGGAATAACCAGAAAGATATTTCGGGAATCGGTCTGATTCTATCTTTATTCCTTCCGTTTGAAGAAATGAAGGATACTAAAGAATGTCCATTTCTGTTAGTTGTCGAATCTTTTTTTGATTGATCAATGTGTGATATTCCGAATCGTCATTACTAATTGAATCCAAATTATCTCTGGATTGATCAGAAGATTCTTTCGGTTGGCTGAAATCCGAAACTAGATCTTTAAACatattttagaaataaattatttaattttttgatagACATGTACATTATATGATTCTTTGCATTTATTTAAGTTGAGAATGAATACTTTCACATTTATTAGTAACTTAAACCCAATTATGAAATCGTCATCATCATACTGTTTTGATAgttaatttgaatttgaattaacaaacaaaaatttaggcaaaatttttgaattcttACATTTATACATACTGTGTGTATACAAAAGAACAAGAAACTATGGTTTTTGCTTacacaaacaaatatttttcttaaacaaTGAATAGTGTAGGGCATGGCCAGTTTTTGTTGTGCTCTTGGATATACAGTCGTCAACATGCGGAGATAAGATCGATATCAAACACGTGATCATGCCTTATCCACATCAACGAATGCTGATTTGTATTTGcaccaaaataaattttgatccaGATTCAAATCGGAGTAATAGGTCTCTTGCgatacggtctcacaaatcattatctgtgagacgggttaaccctaccgatattcacaataaaaagtaataatcttagcataaaaagtaatatttttcataaatgactcaaataaaagatctgtctcacaaaatacgaccgtgagatcgtctcacacaagtttttgccttcaactcgactcgactcgaaTCCGAAATGGGTGAGATGATTCTAAAAGTAAAACCGTTGTGATTGTTTTgttctattttaattattatttgtttcaTAACGATAAACTTACCTTAAATATACAATTATGCGtgtgaatatttgaatttattgatatAGATGTTTTCGTAAATATCAATTGGTGTCAAAAAATCACTTCAAATTCTGTTAGTGTGAAGGTTCTTtgcttaatataatagtatagagaTAAAGTTTGAGGCCCTTAGTTTTCGAATTTGTGACACCaattaaattttacaaaaatgtgCTCGACAACTTAAGAAAAGAATATatgattaaaaacatttaaaaaataatattaaatctaTTACTTACATATAATTATTCGTATCTCgttcatttttcaaaattcaaaattatgatttaatttcatatttatcgATCCAAGCTGGCCTTAATGAATTAACCTTCCGTTACATTTAGTTTAGCATTAACAGTATCGGTGACAATTAATCTTTCATAGACGTGCCGTGCCAACTACCCCTTCTTCATCTTCACACAAACACCCAATAACAGCatttacacaaaaaaaattgattcgAGGGAAAGTTTGAaatgtaataaataatttaagtgaaaaatgtcattatCATTGTGTTAATAAttgaaaactttattttatatatactacACACATATAAACAATAgttctcttgtaagacggtctcacggatctttattcgtgagacgaaaTAATTctacatatatataacaaacaGTTACCttgcataaaaagtaaaaaGGATAAAACAAATCCTTACATTGCATAAAAAGTAAATAGGTCTCCTCTCACTCCACAAATTAAATTACAAATACAGAGACTTTATTCACGAACCTTAatcatgcatatttttcagATATTATCTCGGATAAAACTCAGTAATTGACATGACGTTCTTTGATTCAGTAGAATGAAGTGACTTATTTTGAGATGATGATGTGGTCGACCCGAACTCTCTTGAATCATATACATGAAATAATGCATTCTTCGAAACACGGCTATTTGTGAAAAATGTTGGCTCTAAAGGAACCGGCAAAGATATGGTAAAGCTGCTAAGCATTAGAACAACAGAAGCCATTGTTGGTCTATCTGCTGAATTATCTTGCACACATAAAAGTCCAATATGAATGCATCGTAATATATCACGCAAGGAACCCAAACTAGCCTTCAGCACGGGATCGATCATATCCTCAAACGTTCCTCGGTGCCAATACTTCCATGCCTGTGAcatatttcttttaaataaactaGCATTTAACAGCTCATGAACAACTAGTATGGAAGTCCGTATAATTGATTTAAGGTGCATGGTGAAAATTAGAAAGAGAGGACTGGCAACCATCTAATCTACAACAGATTATAGAATTGGTAATTGGCTTCAAATAACAATAGAATAAGGCTCAGAAACATGTAGATCATTTGCTTACCGCACTTAAGAGATCT
This genomic window from Primulina huaijiensis isolate GDHJ02 chromosome 7, ASM1229523v2, whole genome shotgun sequence contains:
- the LOC140981411 gene encoding uncharacterized protein, with translation MSRIRINHRMLTYEIGEVELSDDPGINLSDTVFEFLSEESESLSSICTSFNEEEEEEAENENENINENAKVDDNKSWETQLQLLQATISRTSCLESRIRKTVKEASKEAQQAGNFCACRKPGQKGCRKCLMEFVCRHLQSSGFNSGICRSKWRSSPDIPSGEHTFVDVIDTSNPKKGEVRVIIELNFRAEFEMARANPEYDKLVEALPEIFVGKIERLLALLKILCTAAKRCMKAKKQHMGPWRKHRYMKAKWLKTCERFAVAQTLMWPEYGYTGRVARPRVSLLTVDLKKSFTDLYRTAAVEAV